From the Chelonoidis abingdonii isolate Lonesome George chromosome 4, CheloAbing_2.0, whole genome shotgun sequence genome, the window TTATagaggcaggctgccttcaagAGATAAGGAAACACTTTACAGGCAGTGCATTCATTCCCCTTGGTTTGAGGCCAAACTGATTGAGTGGGAGCCCGCAGCGTAGACTGCCTCCTCATGGTTTCCTGTCCAGATTTCTAAACACAGAGCATATGGCACAGCCATCTTCCTTGAGGACAGTCTCTGACTTCAATCCTATTAGAAACAATGGGAAGTTGTGttcattagggttgccaactttctactcacacaaaaccaggggagggatagctcagtggtttgagcagtagcctgctaaactcagggttgggagttcaatccttgagggggccgtttagggatctggggctaaataaataattggggattggtcctgctttgcagcaggaggttgaactagatgagctcttgaggtcctttccaaccatgatattctatgagtctaactGAACACTCagcccatccttcctccttcTGTCACTCACTTATTCATTTtcaccagcctggggcagggggggtgaggactccagctagggCTGCAGGTTCTggtgtggggatgagggatttggggtgcaggaggggaatctgggctgggacaaggaggtgggggggtgagggctctggtgggGGGTATGGActttggggatgagggggttggggtacaggagggggctctgggctgagggattcagagggagggggctctgggctgggacaggggataggggcacaggagggggtcaagggtgcaggctccaagtggtgcttacctcaggcagcttctggaagcagcagcatgtccccctctggCTTCTGCATAGAGGTGAGGCCAGGCACTTTGCATGCTCCCCCATCTgaaggcaccacccctgcagctcccattggctgcaattccTGTCTATTGGGAGCTGAAGACCAGTGCTTGAGGTGGAGGTAACATGCAGAAGAGCCCCCTCAGtacccctatgcataggagccagtgCAGGAACAtactgctgtttctgggagctgcacagagccacagcaggcagggagccagtgcTGACCGGAACCACCAGAGTCTCTTTTTGACCGAGCATTCTGGTCAGAAACTGGACAGCTAGTAACCCTAGTGTTCACAGAAGCAGCATCATTTTTATGTGACAAGGCTTTAGTGGAATGGCAGCCATCTTCCTCGAGGGCAGTCTATGGCTTCAGTTTCAATGGAAACAATGGGCCATGGCAGCTATCTTTAGCAGACGCATACGCCAGTGACCATGTTTATTGAGGGCATGAGTAGCTTCAATCCCATTGCGAATCATGGAAAATGGCAGTCATTTTGAGTAAGGAAAAACTGCAACAACAATGGCAAAAACAGTGATCCTTCATAACTTTGCTTAACTGCAACCTAACTTCTTCAAATGTACACTGTCACTAATTCCAGCGAGTTTTAGCAATATAGGAGTGTCAGGGATAAAAAACCAGTCTCTTGTTAGCAAACAGGATCCAAAAGAAGGTGagatgctggggagggggaggcttaAAGGtaccatttttaattattttcccctGCAAAACTAAATAGCAGATTTTAGTTGAAAATCTTTAGCaaattcagtctttgttccaCCTCTGCAATTTGGAGAATGATATGCAACCAACCCTGCTAGGGCTAGCAGTGGGATTTGAACCAGGAAACACTGAAAGCCTCTACTGATTATGCTAAAGAACTAAGTTCTATAGCTGGAAGCTGTGTAAGTCTAAAACTTTTTATACGAACCAGCCACTGGAAAGTGACAAAGACTCAGTGTGTGTTACAGAAATACTATATTGGATAGTGACAACAAAGCAGGTGAATCCATGCTTTAAGTGAAAAACTGAATCCAACCTTAATTATAGATACACTGGACAGATGCATTCTCGTATTTACCTATGGGCTGACTAGATCATAAATCAGCATCCTTctatcaaagagagagagaacagtgaCACAGATGTTTCCTAAGATGCTCctagttttgttttgatttgaccCAGTTGTATGTCTTGCCATGGGCCACTGGTTGCTTTCTGATCACTGGCACACTAGTGGGGCTACTGGCTGCTCCCTGATCACTTGAATCAACGTACAAGGGACAGGACCAAGtagttttattttaactttctttCTGTAAGCGAAGTGACATGTTAGTCTCAGCCAAGGGCACTCTAATCAGGCTAATTTGTCACAGGAAGGATGTAGTCAATGAGATGGACAGATGAGAAAGCTCTGAATAGGTGTGAGGGATGGGTACATATGCTTGGGGTTGGTGGGTGTAGATGGATGGGGTGGTTGGATGGAATGTTCAGACCTATGGATGGGTCGGGGGAGAAGCTCTTTATctaaaactttaaagttacccTCACCTTAATTAATGATCATTTCCTCTTTTATTTACAGTTCATCATTTCTGGGTCCCTCTCAGCTGCAGCTGCAACTGCAAAGAATATTGCAGAGGGTCTGGTGAGCTATGCAGTTTCCTGTTATTGGGAGATACTTACAGGTTAACAATATGGGAAGAAATCAGAGCCCTTGTCTGTCAAGAATGCCCTCCGGGATACATCTGGTGTCCCATGGGGAGGAGCATGTAATGGTGAAACTCAGAATTGAacaaattcccctctcactcaaGGAGAGATGGGTTGCTACAGAAGTGCATGTGAGCTTGCTTGAAACACGATTCCCTATAACGGGtgacctaggaaggtggtggaatctctatccttggaggttttaaaggcccagcttgacaaagccctggctgggatgatttagtcagggttggtcctgctttgagcagagggttggactagatacctcctgaggtctcttccaacccaaatcttctatgattccataaaAATATGCATTACATGTGGCATCATGCATGCAAAAGCTAGAAAATGCCAAAGTTAAGATTGCCCATGCAACTTTAACGGTGCCGCCTTGTGTATCTGCATTATTGCAGTAGATTGTTTTCTCTGCATGACCGAGTCTGATTTCAGAGCATGGGTTGGATGGGGCTCAGTGAATGAGCCAGCTCTgctcaatatttttctttatccTTAACTCTTCCATGAGTGGacctcctgcctcattcactgaacACCATCTGAACTGCTTGCTTAATATGGCAGAGTGTGACAGGACATACCATCCCTCAGAGACCTGGGAATGAGAGAGCCATAGGACTCAGGGCTGGGAAGGCAAGGGTTAATTAACAGAGATCAGTCTGCTAGGGCTCATTAGCCTCCCAGATGTCCAGTCTGCAACAGTTATGAGACGACAGCTTTCTGGTCTGAGGGCAGTGATCCATCTGATCCTTGGAGtaaaagtttgtttgtttctatttgGGACTTGGACAGGAGTCAATGAACTGAGATGAAGGCTGTTTCCTCCcggagcagagcaggctgtgtCATTTTGGTTTGGATCTTCACCCCACACCAGGTGTCAAGACCCAGCCATCTAGGTGAAAACTGGGAaatctaaccactaggccatgtGGACCCAAACTTGAGTCTGGGAAAAAGCTTCTGGACTGATATTTAAAATAACTCCCCAAAAACCGCTGTTTAGGAACAAAGGagataggactggaagggacctcctgggtaaTCGAGTCCAGGCACCTGACATGGTAGGAAACCCCATCATAGAATCCAACACATAAATATaccaagctccatcttaaaactagttggGTTGTTAGCCCCCACTCTTGCTTTCGTGAGGCTGTTCCAGACCCTTGCTCCCTGAATGAATTGAAACTTTCTTCTTATTTCCTGCCTAATTTTATTCATGGCCTGTTTATCCCCATTCCTTCTtttgccaacattgtcctttagcatAAATATCTCATCTCCATCCTTAGTGTTTACAAACCTTATGTATTTATAGAGACCAAtcagattccctccccccccgacTTCATTTGTTTGAGGATTCCTTGTGGACCCTGTCTAAATTCATCTGCAGAATTAGTCTTCCCTTTAAAAGGAGAGGGCCCAGAGGATGTGGATATTTGCCTGCCTGTGGAGGCATTAATTGTCCCATTAGGGACCAGGAAGTGGATCTATGCCATATTTtctctggggaagaggaaggaatcTCAGGAGAGTTGGGGATGGCAACCTAGATGGCCACCTACAACTAGGGTCTGATACTGGAATTCTAAGGGCTTATCTAGATGGagagttagtgcacagcaaggtGGGATATAAATCTTCAGCGCTGTGATGGGGTGGAGTAGGCCCAAAgggcccctgctggaggcctcatggtCCTGCCACACCCTATCCTAGACAGGAGCAGAAGAGAAGTCTAGAGTGACTGCAGGAGtggccagtcaggggacagaagTTCTATATAAAAAGGAACAGTGGAGACAGGGtcagtcagttgctgcctggagctggaaaaGAGGGAACTGTGTTCCTGGTTGGCTGAAAAAGCAGCCAATGCAGCAAGGAACAGGGGGTGCTAaaaaggagctcctggctggctgaggggaCTGAGCctagggagggctgcaggaagacagTGTCTCCAGAGAGGAAGTCTTGGGGGTATGGCCCCATGCCAGGGCCAGGGGAAGTAAAGAGGgcataccctggaaggggtttatGTTCCACCTACAAACAGTGTGTGATTGCAGGCACACACACTTGACCAGTCTGTGGTGTTTTGCCAATTTGTGGTGTTTTCACTGAattgtttatttagaaaaaaaaacaaaaatattcagaaaaaatgttttgacatttttgaaatggtTTGAACTGACTTTTCAAATCAAATTAtccttgaattttatttttaaattttcaaaaaatgttaaaatgtttgcaattgtaatgaaatgtttcatttggctcaaaatgatttttttttttgatttgctgaaaatgttttatttcaatttgatgccaaaacattttttttaatttttgaaaattgctagtgaaccaaaaaatccatGATTTGCACAACTCTAATCCTATGATACTATGTAAAATTGCCCATTAAGGAGACAGAATCCAGGTGTGATTAGCACACTTAACTTTGCCATTTCCTGACTTCTCTGTCCTTCATTTAGcaatttaatcattttatttCCGATGGCCAAGgtaagatgtaatttttttttctcttttagtacttaaaaaaaaaaaattgctgaactGTATTTGTTCACATTTTCCCCAAAAGTTCACTCATGGGCTTAAAACATGGAAAATTGCAGCCTAGAAAGTGAAAAGTTTGACAAAGTTCTAAGTAACTGAAAAGCCCTTTCACACTCAGGCAATCTTAACTATAGAGTGTTGCTAATCATTCTGTCTATTAAAAGGAAGTGCTTCTCTGCCATATGTGTATTATGTTGTTCTCTTAATCTGCATGTGGAGGGATAAAGTCAGAGGGAACAGGGCAAAAGAAGGCTGGAATGTTGCAAATATGGGTTGCTGTGCTTATGTATGTACATGGCTCAAAACTCGGTAGCCATGTGTCTGGGTATTGATATGACTGTCCTAACCTATGCCCTCTGCATGTCTCTTTCAGGAGACAGGCAGCAATATGTTCAATGCCATCAGCTTCCTTGCCTCATTAGCTGGAGGAATAATGTTGGGAATTGATTTGATTAATATTTGCATTCTAAACAAGTATAAAGTTTCCATCCCGATTTTGGATAAAATCCACTTAGTCAgcttccttctccctcttcacTGTGAAAAAAGCCCCATCCCTTGGGACTACTGTCAGAGCATCGGTTCTTACAAGACGGTAAGTGCTATGAATTCTGTGTCTTCTGAACTATTTAGAACTGGTGATGGCTCAGCATCTCAGGAGAGTCACCGCTTGGGTTTGGAGAGTTATCCACGTTCATTGGAATCTCCTTGACCTTAGTATTAGCATGGGAGATGTTTAAAGACAACAGGCATTGCCTGGAACTTGGATGCATGGTAGCATGAGGAACATTGTTAGAAAATAATTTTAGTAAATGCTCAGCAAATTCTCTGAAACATTAGAGAAGGTTCAAGTCTTGTTTTATGCAAACTGataggtttttggttttggtctCCCCATTCAGGCCCTTGTGTTTCTCTctgtgggctaaattctgctcttggttatgttggtgtaactccCCTGAAGCcaaactgcattgacttcagtggaattgactctggatttacactaatGTAGCTGACACCAGATTTTGGCCCTTTTAGTCCATAGAGGATAGTGTCACTAAttgtatctctctctttttggtggTGTGGCATAGGGCATCTTGGCCTTGATGCTGATCTTCTCTGTAATCCAGATCATTGTTTCTAAACATGCTGTCTCCTCTGACTCGGTAAGGACTTAATATCTTAAGTCAGGGCCTGTATCAGGGTAGGCGTTCTTTGTCTGGGCTGAGGGAGTGGATGGAGAAGGAAGATGGTGGCAAGGAGACCCACCAGGTAATGATTTTGTCTTTTCTTCCAGAATAAGTCACAGGATCATAAGGCAGAGCAAATGTTTCCTTTGCTGTCACCCCCACAACCACAGTTCTGCAATGGAACCAGTCCTCCATGGCAGCAGTCTATCAGCAGCATCCAACAAACTTCAAGCAGCTTTCATGGGTAAACAGCGTATATGCATGGCACCTGAATCTCTCCCTCCCATTGCAGATAAGatgcccttctctctcttcttgaGTCTGGTCCAGGGATCGCATGTGTTTTCACAGTACGCAGAAGGGAAGATGGGCAATAATTACTCACTAGCTTTATCCAGCCTCTTGGAAAATGCCTCCTAAATGACTTTTACGCCAGCTTCTTCAATAATGGGTTGAAAAGGGATCGTGAGTTGGTTCTTACACTCAGATCAAGGGAGACTGTATGGAGATAGTGGGCTTATCTCTCATCTCCCAAATGAGATGGATTTCCCAGCAACTTTAGAAATCCTGGAAGCCATTGTGACTGTGTTGAAATGTCACATGGTGATGAGCTGTTGTGTTTCCCAGAGCATGGGGAACAGAAGAGCCCTATTATAGCAGCAGCAACCTCTATTGATAGTTGTtaggattttctttttcctttgctcCCAAATTTCACCCtgttaggctgaaattttctaatCCCTGGTTTCTGTGTTTAGGTGCACATGGAGTTTAAAAGGGGAAGTAGCTCCGCTACATCTCAGACTGTAAGAGTGACAAATATATGACATTCCTGAATTATGAAATAATTCTTATGCCACTCTTTTGAATGGTTCTCTTGCCCAAATGGGTAGCAGTAGAAAGATGAAATTTCCTAGAAAAATAGCCTTCATTTAAGGGAAGGACCCTGGAAAGTTCTGGTGAAGATCAGCTTGAATTGGCAGCAGAGGCTGAGGGTAGGTATCAGTTAAATAAGGGTAAAAATCCCTAAAGGTATCTTAGTTACCTAAAAGCCAGGCAATTCAATATTAAGATTAAATTTACAGGAAACCCAACGTTAGAAAATGTGGAAAGTAACTATTAAATAACCCAAACTACCTTAAGTCTGGCTTCCTTTAGGGGAAGTTTGTAGAGCCTTTACTTTAGTGAGTAGAACTGGGAGATTAATTGCCTTTTTTTGATTTGGTGGCTGACCCAAAAAATCTGACAAGCTTTTTGTTTTCAGATCAACCCAAAATGacaatctctctctttaaatttCAGCAAGAAACCAAAGCCGCCGCTGCCACCGCCAACAAACTTTGTTTTCGGTCAAAGTAAATGTTTGTTCaatccaaaatatttgttttggggTCTTTTACCCttaggtggtggtgttttgggtttttttggttaaatcTAGCagaatttctaaataaaatgttgacaCGTTTCAACTTTGAAACAtttccccccccatcccaattttttttctgccaaattCAACCCAAATTCACCATCAGTTTCAGTCAACCTGCAACtgcttttctttggaaaattaaCTATACACCAGAAGAAAATCACCCAGCTCTACTAATGAAGACTTATTGAAGTAGTCTTACTGGTTCCAGTGGAACAACTTGCCACTTGTGTAAGAGAGCCACAATTTTGATCTGAGAGACCCAGATCTTTAATCATCCCTTCCTTGTTCCTTTTGATTGTGAATTATTTTTCAAAGTAACCCAAGGGAGTTAACACCAACTGCCTTCAGCTCATATGAAAACTCCAGCCTTCATATCGTGATTATAAGGCATGCTTTTGTATTGGGGACTCAAAGCTGCCATCTTTGCTTATTGCTTAAAATTTGTACAGCTTCTGTAGTTATAGACTGCCCAGGTGCAAGGGGAGAAATGTACTCCAGAGAGAATTGGTTTAGAACTGGTTTCATGTTTCCAATATAAACACACGAGCTCTGTGTCTAATGATGCTGGCTGGCACATGGAATCACAGCACCCAGTCCTGTGAGCTGCTGGGCACTTTGAAGGATTGGGCCTTTAATGATGAGCAGAGAATGATCACGATCAGCATGTTATTTGTCTAATAAACTTGGAAAGCAGTGGGTTTTTTCCTGTGGCATGTGAATTGCCTTTAAGAAAACTAGAATCAGCATCACAACTGTGTGATTAAAAGTACAGGAAAGCATTCTGTCCTTTGTTATCATACgtgctgactttctaatgtgccagggGCTGCTTAATCcctagctctgccccaggccctgtccccactccaccccttcacccaaggtcctgcctcttcctgccccgccccaagTACACCACACACTCACTCCTGCCCTCTACACCCAAGCATCTCCTgtatgctgcagaacagctgatcacagtgggcggaatgtgctgggagggagggggaggtgctgatcaatGGGGTCCacta encodes:
- the LOC116817000 gene encoding B-lymphocyte antigen CD20-like: MAFPGTAANNVTLLIPPPSPDDTQRKFPRKNEALGAIQIIIALIHLGLGGILFFSSKESVPLCMASWYPFWGAGLFIISGSLSAAAATAKNIAEGLETGSNMFNAISFLASLAGGIMLGIDLINICILNKYKVSIPILDKIHLVSFLLPLHCEKSPIPWDYCQSIGSYKTGILALMLIFSVIQIIVSKHAVSSDSNKSQDHKAEQMFPLLSPPQPQFCNGTSPPWQQSISSIQQTSSSFHG